From the Nitrospira sp. genome, one window contains:
- a CDS encoding Mrp/NBP35 family ATP-binding protein, translating to MADEHSHEAQQAPAKENFIPGVKHVIAVSSGKGGVGKSTVASNLACALALTGAKVGLMDADLYGPNIPMMMGSSKGPEQKDGKIVPVENYGVKLISMAYLVPEEAPLVWRGPMVHQYLQAFFRDVLWGDLDYLLLDLPPGTGDVQLSISQMVPLAGAITVTTPQEVALYDVRKGMAMFQKVNVPLLGIVENMSSFVCGHCGERTDIFSHGGGERAAEKLGIPFLGRIPIDPAIRDGGDSGHPIVVGNPASPQAAAFRDIAQKIIHALGATEQSGSSIDSLLKKIKQPFTNS from the coding sequence ATGGCAGATGAACATTCCCACGAAGCGCAGCAAGCCCCGGCGAAAGAGAATTTTATTCCCGGCGTGAAGCATGTCATTGCCGTCAGCAGCGGCAAAGGCGGCGTCGGCAAATCGACGGTCGCCTCAAACCTGGCCTGCGCCCTGGCCCTGACCGGGGCAAAGGTCGGTCTCATGGATGCGGACTTGTACGGCCCCAACATTCCCATGATGATGGGCAGTTCAAAAGGCCCAGAGCAAAAAGACGGCAAGATCGTCCCAGTGGAAAACTACGGGGTGAAACTGATCTCCATGGCCTACCTGGTGCCGGAAGAAGCGCCGCTCGTGTGGCGAGGCCCGATGGTCCATCAATACCTGCAGGCGTTTTTCCGCGACGTGTTGTGGGGCGACCTGGACTACCTCCTGCTCGACCTGCCTCCCGGCACCGGAGATGTCCAACTCTCCATCTCGCAAATGGTGCCCCTGGCCGGCGCCATTACCGTGACCACGCCCCAGGAAGTGGCACTCTACGATGTCCGGAAGGGCATGGCGATGTTCCAAAAAGTGAACGTCCCGCTGCTCGGCATCGTCGAAAACATGAGCTCGTTCGTCTGCGGCCATTGCGGCGAACGCACCGACATTTTCTCGCATGGCGGCGGGGAGCGGGCCGCGGAGAAACTGGGCATTCCCTTCCTCGGGCGCATCCCCATCGATCCGGCGATTCGCGACGGCGGCGATTCCGGCCATCCGATCGTGGTAGGCAATCCCGCCTCTCCCCAGGCGGCCGCCTTTCGGGACATTGCTCAAAAGATCATTCACGCGTTAGGCGCGACGGAACAGAGCGGCTCGTCGATCGACAGCCTGCTGAAGAAGATCAAGCAGCCATTTACCAATAGCTAA
- a CDS encoding fatty acid desaturase produces the protein MTAPDQAVSTDYTDFSYINFLLFCAVVAATVIGIPLYGYFVGFTTFDWILSFVMYVVTGMGITVGYHRLISHQSFECPDWVKRCALVAGGWALQNSALIWCADHIRHHARTDTDEDPYNASRGFWHSHCGWLFYETPHRTDKYEIRLRRDPVILWQHRYYWLIVASGLAIPFALGVWWHQGWMGGISALLLGGLFRMFMVLNSTFTINSLCHMIGSQPHGTQDSSRDSWLISFVSFGEGYHNYHHTYARDYRNGPKWYNFDPSKWIIYTLSLFGLATNLRRPDPSVF, from the coding sequence ATGACTGCACCCGATCAAGCCGTCTCCACTGATTACACTGATTTTTCGTATATCAATTTTTTATTGTTTTGCGCCGTCGTCGCCGCCACCGTCATTGGGATTCCGCTGTACGGGTACTTTGTCGGATTCACCACCTTCGATTGGATCCTTTCCTTTGTCATGTATGTCGTGACCGGCATGGGGATCACCGTCGGCTACCATCGCCTGATCTCCCATCAAAGCTTCGAATGTCCTGACTGGGTCAAACGTTGCGCACTGGTTGCCGGGGGATGGGCGCTCCAAAACTCGGCCCTCATCTGGTGTGCCGACCACATTCGCCATCATGCCCGCACGGATACAGACGAAGACCCCTACAATGCCAGCAGAGGCTTCTGGCACAGCCACTGCGGCTGGCTCTTTTACGAAACCCCGCATCGCACCGACAAGTACGAAATCCGGCTTCGCCGAGACCCCGTGATCCTCTGGCAACACCGCTACTATTGGTTGATCGTGGCATCCGGGTTGGCCATCCCTTTTGCCCTCGGCGTGTGGTGGCATCAAGGCTGGATGGGCGGCATCAGCGCCCTGCTGCTCGGCGGGCTCTTCCGCATGTTCATGGTGCTCAACTCCACGTTCACGATCAATTCCCTTTGCCACATGATCGGCAGTCAGCCGCACGGGACACAGGACAGCAGCCGCGACAGCTGGCTGATCTCCTTCGTGAGCTTCGGGGAGGGTTATCACAACTATCATCACACCTATGCGCGCGACTACCGCAACGGACCCAAGTGGTATAACTTTGACCCCTCGAAGTGGATCATCTACACATTGTCGCTGTTCGGATTGGCGACCAATCTGCGCCGGCCCGATCCCTCGGTGTTCTAG
- the radC gene encoding DNA repair protein RadC, whose product MTTDTHRGIGHWPATERPRERLLAKGPEILSDAQLLAILLRTGRRDSSAVQVAMELLHRVGGLASLARSGIEELCTIPGIGPAKVAQLKAALELGKRAMAIPLSTGTKISSSSDLFRHFHPLVRDLKHEIFKVILLDAKNTVMKEATVSEGSLTLSIVHPREVFALAVRESAAGVIFLHNHPSGDPTPSSEDRRLTDRLVTAGEVLGIRVLDHLVIGDGRYVSFADEGWIKV is encoded by the coding sequence ATGACGACTGACACTCACAGAGGGATCGGGCACTGGCCTGCGACTGAACGTCCGAGAGAACGTCTTCTGGCCAAAGGGCCTGAGATTCTCTCGGATGCGCAATTGTTGGCGATTTTGTTGAGAACTGGACGTCGAGATTCATCCGCAGTGCAGGTCGCGATGGAGCTGCTGCACCGTGTCGGCGGGCTGGCATCGTTGGCCCGGAGCGGAATTGAAGAGCTTTGTACGATTCCAGGGATAGGTCCGGCAAAAGTTGCCCAGCTGAAGGCGGCGCTTGAATTGGGAAAGCGAGCCATGGCGATTCCTCTCTCGACGGGGACAAAAATTTCATCCAGCTCAGATTTGTTTCGGCACTTCCACCCACTGGTACGCGATCTCAAGCACGAAATCTTCAAGGTCATCTTGCTCGATGCGAAGAATACGGTCATGAAAGAGGCCACGGTGTCGGAGGGGAGTCTCACCTTGAGCATCGTCCATCCGCGCGAAGTGTTTGCCCTTGCGGTCCGTGAGTCTGCCGCGGGTGTGATTTTCCTGCACAATCACCCCAGCGGTGATCCGACACCGAGTAGCGAAGATCGTCGATTGACGGACCGACTGGTGACGGCCGGCGAAGTGCTGGGGATTCGTGTGTTGGACCATCTGGTCATCGGAGACGGTCGATACGTGAGCTTTGCCGATGAAGGATGGATTAAGGTATAA
- the fusA gene encoding elongation factor G encodes MGEIRAESVRNIALVSNVGAGKTSLTEALLYASGAIPTLGSVLQGTTVSDFEPEELHHHCSASTSLLHFTWNQTAVTLVDSPGALSLSGESLSALRAVDAVIIVLNPDAGVRTELARLWHRVRDLGLPCLVFVNGLDREGASFDAALDLCRTQLECTPIPMVLPAHSGSGFDFMIDLLDETLIRSGCSSPKIERAAAPPEMEQAVKHARKQLIEAVAERDEGLLSRYLEQGDLNRDELVDGLRSDIQTRQFLPVYAGSALRNVGVWSLLNALVTLLPSSAERAAIHPALGRHPETGQPCERKGSLQEPFSGLIFKTIIDPFVGRLSYCRVLSGTIQADSTVLNGTRHVREKLGHFYTLLGKKHVLISAAKSGDIVAIGKLKDTQTGDTLCHESAPICYPSFALPRPVLSFAIAAKSKSEIDKVSLGLHKLIEEDPTLEFVRNPETKDMVLSGMGQLHIDLALEKLHRKFGADVTLHTPKVPYRETIKAVSQAQGKYKKQTGGHGQFGDCWLEIAPLARGEGFVFENRVVGGAIPRNFIPAIEKGVVEAMQEGGLSGFPVVDVRVTVYDGSFHVVDSSEMAFKIAGSMAFKKAMEAGHPVLLEPLMLVEVEAPTDTVGAVMGDINARRGRIVSVQADDHAEQIKALVPLAELLKYAPALNAMTGGRGSYGMEFARYEEVPRELAGKIIEGHKVEPHAVAAH; translated from the coding sequence ATGGGCGAGATTCGCGCAGAGTCCGTCAGGAATATCGCGTTGGTGTCCAACGTCGGCGCAGGCAAGACATCCCTCACCGAGGCCCTGCTTTACGCAAGCGGTGCCATCCCGACTCTCGGTTCCGTACTCCAGGGCACGACCGTTTCCGATTTCGAACCGGAAGAACTCCATCATCACTGTTCCGCCAGCACGAGCCTTCTCCACTTCACCTGGAATCAGACGGCGGTCACGCTCGTCGATTCTCCCGGCGCGCTGAGCCTATCGGGTGAATCGCTGTCCGCCTTGCGGGCCGTTGATGCGGTCATCATCGTACTCAATCCCGACGCCGGAGTCCGGACTGAACTGGCCCGCCTTTGGCACAGAGTGAGAGATCTGGGCTTGCCGTGTCTCGTGTTCGTGAACGGGTTGGATAGGGAAGGCGCCTCGTTCGACGCTGCCTTGGATCTCTGCCGGACGCAGCTGGAGTGTACGCCGATTCCTATGGTGCTGCCTGCGCACTCCGGTTCCGGTTTCGATTTCATGATTGATCTGCTGGATGAAACATTGATCCGTTCAGGGTGCTCCTCTCCCAAGATCGAACGAGCCGCAGCTCCTCCCGAGATGGAACAGGCGGTCAAGCATGCGCGGAAACAATTAATCGAAGCGGTCGCTGAGCGTGATGAGGGGCTGCTGAGTCGCTATCTGGAACAAGGCGATTTGAATCGGGATGAATTGGTGGACGGGCTTCGGAGCGATATCCAGACCAGGCAGTTCCTTCCGGTCTATGCCGGCTCGGCGCTGCGCAATGTCGGCGTATGGTCATTGCTCAATGCTCTTGTCACCCTACTGCCGTCGTCTGCGGAACGGGCTGCCATCCATCCTGCGCTAGGGCGGCACCCAGAAACTGGGCAGCCGTGCGAACGGAAGGGGAGCCTGCAAGAGCCGTTTTCCGGTCTGATCTTCAAGACGATCATCGACCCCTTCGTCGGGAGGCTGTCCTATTGCCGGGTCTTGTCAGGAACGATCCAGGCGGACTCGACGGTCCTCAACGGGACGAGACACGTCCGTGAGAAGCTCGGCCATTTCTATACGCTATTGGGCAAGAAGCATGTGCTCATCAGTGCGGCCAAGTCGGGAGACATTGTAGCGATCGGGAAACTCAAGGATACGCAGACAGGCGACACGCTCTGTCACGAGAGTGCGCCGATCTGTTATCCGTCCTTTGCCTTGCCTCGTCCGGTGTTATCGTTCGCCATTGCGGCCAAGTCCAAGTCGGAAATCGACAAAGTGAGCCTTGGTTTGCATAAGTTGATCGAGGAAGACCCGACGCTGGAATTTGTTCGCAACCCCGAGACCAAGGATATGGTGCTCAGTGGAATGGGGCAACTCCATATCGATCTGGCGCTGGAGAAGCTCCACCGGAAATTCGGAGCGGACGTCACGCTTCACACGCCCAAAGTCCCTTATCGGGAGACGATCAAAGCCGTCTCGCAGGCGCAGGGGAAGTATAAGAAGCAAACGGGTGGCCACGGTCAGTTTGGCGATTGCTGGCTGGAAATCGCCCCTCTGGCGAGGGGAGAAGGATTTGTCTTTGAGAATCGTGTGGTCGGGGGAGCGATCCCGCGCAACTTTATTCCGGCAATTGAGAAGGGCGTGGTGGAGGCCATGCAGGAGGGCGGCCTGAGCGGGTTCCCCGTTGTGGATGTGCGCGTGACGGTCTATGACGGTTCCTTCCACGTCGTCGATTCTTCCGAGATGGCATTCAAGATTGCCGGGTCGATGGCCTTCAAGAAGGCCATGGAGGCGGGACATCCCGTTCTGCTTGAGCCGCTGATGCTGGTGGAGGTCGAGGCCCCAACGGACACCGTCGGCGCCGTCATGGGGGACATCAATGCGCGCCGGGGACGAATTGTTTCGGTGCAGGCGGATGACCATGCCGAACAGATCAAAGCCCTCGTGCCGTTAGCGGAGTTGCTGAAGTATGCCCCGGCGCTGAACGCAATGACCGGCGGGCGGGGCAGTTACGGGATGGAGTTTGCCCGCTACGAGGAAGTTCCGCGAGAGCTGGCGGGGAAGATCATTGAGGGACACAAGGTTGAACCGCATGCCGTCGCGGCGCACTAA
- a CDS encoding Do family serine endopeptidase translates to MLEEIQTVITDLAEQAKPSVVNLFPISGAGRPRESGADRTPGASGSGSGLIVDNEGHIVTNNHVIGDALEVEVRLFDKTKLIAQVVGKDPDTDLALLKVTVDRALPFARFGDSSAVRVGQWVLAVGNPFGLDRTVTLGVVSGIGRENVNLSRYENFIQTDASINPGNSGGPLFNLRGEVIGINTAIINFAQGIGFAIPSNMTKQVIQQLIARGKVVRGWLGVGIQPLTPELAKKFGVTEGEGILVNEVFEKDPAAEAGIKPGDIILTIDGSVVDSPNKLSRLIGALPPGAAPKIEVIRDFTRHILTVPLSERRDTAVMASLPQSRTEVKLGLDLQDLSAGLAEKFKLRETRGVLITKVDPGSLAHAEGLREGDLIKEVNRADVATVGEFTSAITKVRRGDTVLLRVLRENRAFYVVLKSTD, encoded by the coding sequence ATGCTCGAAGAAATTCAAACCGTCATTACCGATCTGGCGGAGCAGGCCAAGCCGTCCGTCGTGAACCTCTTTCCGATTTCAGGTGCGGGACGACCGCGTGAATCGGGTGCAGACCGCACGCCCGGTGCATCGGGGTCCGGATCCGGCCTCATTGTGGACAACGAGGGACACATCGTCACGAACAACCATGTCATCGGCGATGCCCTTGAAGTCGAGGTCCGTTTATTCGACAAGACGAAATTGATCGCACAAGTCGTAGGCAAAGATCCGGACACCGATCTGGCACTCCTAAAAGTCACCGTCGATCGCGCGTTGCCTTTTGCCCGATTTGGCGATTCCAGCGCGGTGCGCGTCGGTCAGTGGGTGCTTGCTGTGGGGAACCCGTTTGGACTTGATCGCACCGTCACGCTGGGTGTGGTGAGCGGAATCGGACGGGAAAACGTCAATCTCTCCCGTTACGAAAACTTCATTCAGACCGACGCCTCGATTAACCCCGGCAATTCCGGCGGACCGCTCTTCAACCTGCGCGGGGAAGTCATCGGCATCAATACCGCCATCATCAACTTCGCCCAAGGGATCGGATTTGCCATTCCTTCGAATATGACCAAACAGGTCATTCAGCAACTGATCGCACGCGGCAAAGTGGTGCGCGGATGGCTGGGGGTCGGCATCCAGCCGCTCACGCCGGAGCTGGCGAAAAAATTCGGTGTGACTGAAGGCGAAGGGATCCTCGTCAATGAGGTCTTCGAAAAAGATCCGGCCGCCGAAGCCGGCATCAAGCCCGGCGACATTATTCTGACGATCGACGGCAGCGTGGTAGACTCGCCGAACAAGCTGTCCCGCTTGATCGGCGCGCTCCCGCCCGGCGCTGCCCCGAAGATCGAAGTCATCCGAGATTTCACGCGACACATCCTCACCGTTCCCTTGAGCGAACGACGGGACACCGCGGTCATGGCCTCTCTCCCGCAGTCCCGAACCGAGGTGAAACTGGGGCTCGATCTTCAGGACCTCTCAGCCGGACTGGCAGAAAAATTCAAACTCCGCGAAACGCGCGGCGTGCTGATTACCAAAGTTGATCCAGGCAGCCTGGCTCACGCAGAAGGGCTTCGTGAAGGCGACCTGATCAAGGAAGTCAACCGCGCCGACGTGGCCACCGTCGGCGAATTCACGTCGGCGATCACAAAAGTCCGGCGCGGCGACACGGTCCTACTCCGCGTCCTTCGAGAAAATCGCGCGTTCTACGTCGTCCTCAAATCCACCGACTAA
- a CDS encoding Rieske 2Fe-2S domain-containing protein has translation MGDFVRVAGTADVKPGHAIVAEVNGKTLAVFNVDGTFHAIDNTCVHRGGPLGEGDLHGNVVACPWHGWQFDVTTGECVKNPAAKVEVYQVKIEGDDIKILA, from the coding sequence ATGGGAGATTTCGTACGGGTCGCGGGCACGGCAGATGTAAAACCCGGGCATGCCATCGTCGCGGAAGTCAACGGCAAAACCCTGGCGGTCTTCAATGTCGACGGCACCTTTCACGCGATCGACAATACCTGCGTGCATCGCGGCGGACCGCTGGGCGAAGGCGATCTCCACGGCAATGTCGTCGCGTGCCCCTGGCACGGCTGGCAGTTCGATGTCACGACAGGAGAATGCGTCAAGAACCCCGCGGCCAAAGTCGAAGTGTATCAAGTCAAAATCGAAGGCGACGACATCAAGATCCTCGCATAA
- the lipA gene encoding lipoyl synthase has translation MSLISIEALRSPERPRLPAWFKINAQTGPDYLDIKQTMDRLKLHTICEEARCPNRWECWNARTATFLILGDICTRRCHYCSVETGRPLAVDHGEPQRVAEAVQALGLRHAVITSVNRDELPDGGATIFAETIRQTRALSPGCTIEVLIPDFEGNEAALTTVCAEKPEILNHNIETVRRLFPSLRPQGKYQRSIELLAQAKRQGMTTKSGLILGMGETLDEARDVMRDLRAVNCDIMTIGQYLQPTRDHLPVARYYDPSDFALLKEEGIAMGFTHIESGPLVRSSYHAEQQTVQTTPP, from the coding sequence ATGAGCCTCATCTCCATTGAAGCACTCCGCTCTCCCGAACGTCCGCGTTTGCCCGCCTGGTTCAAAATCAACGCACAGACCGGTCCGGACTATCTCGACATCAAGCAGACGATGGACCGCCTCAAGCTCCACACCATCTGCGAAGAAGCCCGCTGCCCCAATCGGTGGGAATGTTGGAACGCGCGCACCGCCACCTTCCTGATTCTGGGTGACATCTGCACGAGGCGCTGCCACTACTGCTCGGTTGAGACGGGGAGACCGCTCGCAGTCGATCACGGCGAACCTCAGCGGGTCGCTGAAGCCGTTCAGGCGCTCGGCCTCCGCCATGCCGTCATCACCTCGGTGAATCGCGACGAGTTGCCTGACGGTGGCGCAACCATCTTTGCGGAAACGATCCGCCAGACGAGGGCCCTCAGCCCAGGCTGTACGATTGAAGTCTTGATTCCTGACTTTGAGGGAAATGAGGCCGCGCTCACCACCGTCTGCGCAGAGAAACCGGAGATCCTGAATCACAACATCGAGACCGTCCGCCGCCTCTTTCCATCGCTCAGGCCGCAAGGCAAATATCAGCGGTCGATTGAATTACTCGCCCAGGCCAAGCGGCAAGGAATGACGACCAAGTCCGGCTTGATCCTGGGTATGGGAGAGACGCTCGACGAAGCCCGCGACGTGATGCGCGACTTGCGCGCCGTCAATTGCGACATCATGACGATCGGACAATACCTCCAACCGACAAGAGACCATCTGCCGGTCGCTCGCTATTACGACCCCTCCGACTTCGCACTCTTGAAAGAGGAGGGGATCGCCATGGGCTTCACGCACATTGAATCAGGACCGCTGGTGAGAAGTTCCTATCATGCGGAACAACAAACCGTTCAGACCACACCACCCTAA
- the rsmD gene encoding 16S rRNA (guanine(966)-N(2))-methyltransferase RsmD, with translation MRVIAGSHRGRRLQGPHGTTLRPTSDRVREALFSILGNRLPDSRVLDLFAGTGAIGIEALSRGAAHVTAVESQAESLKLLRHNVAECGMNTLVTIQARTVKQFLTRPELWGGPYDIVFADPPYDLAYKLEDIFQTVHATLTPPDAWLVVEHASKSTLPDRLGLATFRKHYQYGDTALSIYSFPAEATV, from the coding sequence ATGCGAGTTATAGCTGGATCCCACCGGGGTCGACGCCTTCAGGGACCGCACGGCACCACACTCCGTCCCACCTCTGACCGAGTCAGGGAAGCATTGTTTTCTATCCTGGGTAACCGGCTTCCAGACAGTCGCGTGTTGGATCTCTTTGCGGGAACCGGAGCGATCGGCATTGAGGCACTCAGCCGTGGAGCAGCGCACGTGACCGCCGTTGAGTCGCAAGCGGAATCCTTGAAACTCTTGCGGCACAATGTCGCGGAGTGCGGGATGAACACCCTCGTCACGATTCAAGCAAGAACGGTCAAACAATTTCTGACCAGGCCTGAGCTGTGGGGCGGCCCCTATGATATTGTGTTTGCCGATCCTCCGTATGACCTCGCCTACAAACTGGAAGACATCTTCCAAACCGTCCATGCTACACTCACGCCACCCGATGCCTGGCTCGTCGTCGAACATGCGTCGAAATCCACCCTTCCCGACCGGCTCGGCTTGGCAACGTTTAGGAAGCACTATCAATACGGAGATACGGCGCTGTCGATCTATTCGTTTCCCGCAGAGGCCACAGTATGA
- a CDS encoding globin produces MSLVEVKESYSRCCVNPKFFDVFYANFLASHPTIAPMFAKTEMSKQKSLLRQGISMMFMHLGGNGVGTTGIDRIGESHSKKKMNIDPNLYDFWINSLVKSVKECDEKMTPALETEWRKTLRTGVDRIVSFYNK; encoded by the coding sequence ATGTCCTTAGTAGAGGTTAAGGAGAGTTACAGCCGTTGTTGCGTGAACCCAAAGTTCTTTGATGTGTTCTACGCCAACTTCCTAGCCAGCCACCCCACGATCGCTCCGATGTTTGCAAAGACCGAAATGTCCAAACAGAAGTCGCTCCTCAGGCAGGGGATCTCGATGATGTTTATGCATTTAGGCGGCAATGGCGTGGGCACGACCGGCATCGATCGAATCGGGGAAAGTCACAGCAAGAAGAAGATGAATATCGATCCGAACCTCTATGACTTTTGGATCAACTCTCTCGTGAAAAGTGTGAAGGAGTGCGACGAAAAGATGACTCCTGCACTCGAAACTGAATGGCGGAAAACGCTCCGAACCGGAGTGGATCGCATTGTGTCATTCTACAATAAATGA
- a CDS encoding TrkA C-terminal domain-containing protein, whose amino-acid sequence MRLDFLNRLQKELSVTSTALHEAVVSIAERVNRKVQILRLHWQASSVLERIDAISQDLGHQIVDQISRRPSERRPLDPDLSEVDNTIHRATTRIQTLKQSLVELDVQIRQLKLETIHEDLLRLQQDLSQRSAGIERVMIPHSSAAVGQRIGDVPRASSIHIATVMRGPFLLAPAEDLTFRTGDIVVLMGGQTELDHLSTWFTRRRHSTSSATQSA is encoded by the coding sequence ATGCGCTTAGATTTCCTCAATCGCCTTCAGAAAGAACTTTCCGTTACGAGCACCGCTCTCCACGAAGCGGTTGTCTCAATTGCGGAGCGTGTCAATCGCAAGGTTCAGATCCTCCGCCTCCATTGGCAGGCATCAAGCGTACTTGAGCGAATCGATGCCATCAGCCAGGATCTTGGACATCAGATCGTTGACCAGATCTCCCGCCGCCCCTCCGAGCGCCGCCCTCTCGATCCTGACCTCTCGGAGGTCGACAACACCATCCATCGTGCCACCACCCGCATCCAGACGCTCAAACAATCACTGGTTGAACTCGATGTTCAAATCAGGCAGCTGAAGCTGGAAACCATCCACGAAGACCTCCTTCGCCTCCAGCAGGATCTCAGCCAACGTTCGGCCGGCATTGAACGAGTCATGATCCCGCACAGTTCTGCCGCTGTCGGACAACGCATTGGCGACGTTCCGCGTGCATCATCCATTCACATCGCCACGGTCATGCGCGGACCATTCCTGTTGGCGCCTGCTGAGGACCTGACCTTCCGTACAGGCGACATTGTCGTCCTCATGGGCGGACAGACGGAACTGGATCATCTCTCCACCTGGTTTACCCGCCGCCGTCACTCCACCTCCTCCGCAACGCAGTCCGCCTAG
- the pgm gene encoding phosphoglucomutase (alpha-D-glucose-1,6-bisphosphate-dependent) — protein MPIHPLAGQPAPQSILVDVHRLLSAYLSDTPDVSVRDQRVTFGTSGHRGSSLKRSFNEQHILAVTQAVSEYRAAQQTTGPLYLGKDTHALSEPACISALEVLAANGVTVMIDQDGGFTPTPVISHAILTYNRGRTSGLADGIVITPSHNPPEDGGIKYNPPHGGPADTQVTKWIEDRANALLAGRLQGVKRLSYEQARKAPTTHRHDYLNAYVKDLDNVIDLDVIKSAKLKLGIDPLGGSGVAYWQPIAERYGLNIENVNPTVDPTFRFMPLDWDGKIRMDCSSPYAMANLIALKDRFDVAFGNDADNDRHGIVTRTAGLMNPNHYLAVSIAYLFANRPGWKPDAGIGKTLVSSSLIDRVAGKLKRKLVEVPVGFKWFVSGLLDGSLGFGGEESAGASFLRRDGTVWSTDKDGIIMDLLAAEMMAKTGKDPAQLYQDLTEELGEPRYERIDAAATPEQKAILSKLSPAQVQATELAGDKIVAMMTTAPGNGAAIGGLKVVTEQGWFAARPSGTEDVYKLYAESFRGKEHLKQIQGAAQELIAKAFASAK, from the coding sequence ATGCCGATTCATCCCTTGGCCGGTCAGCCGGCTCCACAGTCCATTCTTGTCGATGTCCATCGGCTGCTCTCTGCCTATTTGTCAGATACGCCCGACGTCTCGGTTCGTGACCAGCGTGTGACATTTGGGACGTCCGGCCACCGTGGGTCATCCCTCAAGCGAAGCTTCAACGAGCAGCATATTCTCGCCGTCACCCAGGCAGTCAGCGAATACCGTGCCGCACAGCAGACGACCGGACCGCTGTACCTCGGCAAAGATACCCATGCGTTGTCAGAGCCTGCCTGTATCTCGGCGCTTGAAGTGCTTGCGGCCAATGGTGTCACGGTGATGATCGATCAGGATGGCGGCTTTACACCGACCCCGGTCATTTCTCATGCGATCCTGACCTATAACCGCGGCCGCACATCCGGTCTGGCCGACGGCATTGTCATTACCCCGTCGCACAATCCGCCTGAAGATGGTGGTATCAAGTACAACCCGCCGCATGGCGGACCGGCCGATACGCAGGTCACCAAATGGATCGAAGATCGAGCCAATGCCCTTCTTGCAGGCAGACTCCAAGGGGTGAAGCGTCTGTCCTATGAACAGGCTCGAAAAGCTCCTACAACTCACCGACATGATTACCTCAACGCCTACGTGAAGGATTTGGATAATGTCATCGACCTCGACGTGATCAAGTCGGCCAAGCTGAAACTTGGCATCGACCCGCTGGGCGGCTCCGGTGTGGCCTATTGGCAGCCAATCGCTGAGCGCTACGGATTGAACATTGAAAATGTGAACCCCACCGTCGATCCGACTTTTCGCTTCATGCCCTTGGACTGGGACGGCAAGATCAGGATGGATTGCTCCTCGCCCTATGCCATGGCGAATCTGATCGCGCTGAAAGATCGCTTCGACGTGGCGTTCGGCAACGATGCCGATAACGACCGCCATGGGATCGTGACACGCACGGCGGGCTTGATGAATCCGAATCATTACCTCGCCGTATCGATCGCCTACTTGTTTGCCAATCGCCCTGGCTGGAAGCCTGATGCCGGTATCGGCAAGACGTTGGTCAGCAGCAGTCTCATTGATCGAGTCGCCGGCAAACTCAAGCGGAAACTTGTTGAAGTGCCGGTCGGCTTCAAATGGTTTGTGAGTGGATTGCTGGATGGCTCACTCGGATTCGGCGGTGAAGAGAGCGCCGGGGCGTCTTTCTTACGGCGGGACGGGACCGTCTGGTCCACCGACAAAGACGGCATCATCATGGATTTGCTGGCGGCTGAGATGATGGCCAAGACCGGCAAAGATCCGGCGCAACTCTATCAGGATCTGACTGAGGAATTGGGCGAACCGCGGTATGAACGAATCGATGCCGCGGCGACGCCTGAACAGAAGGCGATTCTGTCTAAGCTCTCCCCTGCTCAGGTTCAAGCGACGGAACTGGCCGGAGACAAGATTGTCGCCATGATGACGACCGCCCCCGGCAACGGGGCGGCCATCGGCGGATTGAAAGTCGTGACCGAGCAAGGCTGGTTTGCCGCCCGCCCCTCCGGTACGGAAGATGTCTACAAGCTCTATGCGGAGAGTTTTCGAGGTAAGGAACATTTGAAGCAGATACAGGGTGCGGCTCAGGAGCTGATCGCCAAGGCCTTCGCCTCAGCCAAGTGA